From the Gymnogyps californianus isolate 813 chromosome 2, ASM1813914v2, whole genome shotgun sequence genome, one window contains:
- the RNF139 gene encoding E3 ubiquitin-protein ligase RNF139, translated as MAAPGPPQLPWLRLGPRLRAGLEVALRVPSLFLIDAIFNSAPLPGGSLCAALLGVLLRLLGVFVSSVVLVLQQRALFKFYMIASAFLLAATSVLVNYYASLHINFYSAYYTAAFGIQIFPHKGPSLWMALSILQLTFGIGYVTLLNVQSIYSQLIILDILIPVIGLVVELPLNVRQILVFISGLVLTLNTTAILVTKIKWFYYSVRYVYLLVRHMYRIYGLQLLMEDTWKRIRFPAVLRVFWLTRLTAQAVVLTYVVKMAETKTEEKFFLISWDNCWELICSLIISGCDSTLTVLGMSAVISSVAHYLGLGILAFIGSTDEDDKRLGFVAPVLFFILALQTGLSGLKPEERLVRLSRNMCLLLTAVLHFIHGMTDPVLMSLSASHVSSFRRHFPVLFVSACLFILPVLLSYILWHHYALNTWLFAVTAFCVELCLKVIVSITVYILFMIDGYYNVLWEKLDDYVYYVRSTGNIIEFIFGVIMFGNGAYTMVFESGSKIRACMMCLHAYFNIYLQAKNGWKTFINRRTAVKKINSLPEVKGSRLHEIDDVCAICYHEFTTSARITPCNHYFHALCLRKWLYIQDTCPMCHQKVYIEDKENASISNNNGFVAPNENPVQVAEEAADAENELNEDNDSSDSDEEDDDCVAQHLNETLNVDSNSVGD; from the coding sequence GTGTCTTTGTATCCAGTGTTGTTCTGGTCTTACAACAGCGAGCACTTTTCAAGTTTTATATGATCGCCTCGGCATTTCTGCTGGCTGCGACTTCAGTGTTGGTGAATTACTATGCTTCTTTGCACATAAACTTCTACAGTGCCTACTACACAGCTGCGTTTGGAATTCAGATCTTCCCTCATAAAGGACCTTCGCTATGGATGGCACTTTCCATCCTTCAGCTTACCTTTGGAATTGGATATGTTACATTGCTAAACGTGCAGTCTATATACTCTCAACTCATCATCCTGGATATACTTATTCCTGTAATTGGCTTGGTTGTTGAATTACCATTAAATGTCCGGCAGATACTAGTTTTTATTTCAGGCCTAGTTCTCACACTAAATACCACAGCCATTTTAGTTACGAAAATTAAATGGTTCTATTATTCGGTGCGGTATGTTTATTTGCTGGTGAGGCACATGTATCGCATTTATGGATTACAGCTATTGATGGAAGATACATGGAAAAGGATTCGTTTTCCAGCTGTACTGCGTGTCTTCTGGCTAACAAGACTTACAGCACAAGCTGTGGTATTAACATATGTTGTAAAGATGGCTGAAActaagacagaagaaaaattcttcttGATATCGTGGGATAACTGTTGGGAACTGATTTGCAGTTTGATCATAAGTGGGTGTGACTCTACTTTAACTGTGTTAGGCATGAGTGCCGTCATTTCCTCAGTAGCGCATTATTTGGGACTCGGTATCTTGGCCTTCATCGGATCAACTGATGAGGATGACAAAAGGCTTGGTTTTGTAGCGCCCgtcttgtttttcattttggctCTGCAGACTGGTTTAAGTGGACTGAAACCAGAAGAACGATTAGTTCGCCTGAGTCGAAACATGTGCCTTTTGTTGACTGCAGTCCTGCATTTTATCCATGGAATGACAGACCCCGTGCTGATGTCTCTCAGTGCCTCCCACGTGTCATCGTTTCGCAGACACTTCCCTGTACTGTTTGTTTCCGCTTGCCTTTTCATCCTTCCAGTTCTGCTCAGTTACATCCTCTGGCACCACTATGCACTAAATACGTGGCTTTTTGCAGTTACAGCATTCTGTGTAGAGCTTTGCCTAAAAGTAATAGTTTCTATCACTGTTTATATATTGTTTATGATTGATGGCTACTATAATGTGCTATGGGAAAAACTTGATGATTATGTCTATTATGTTCGTTCAACTGGCAATATTATTGAGTTTATATTTGGAGTAATCATGTTTGGAAATGGAGCTTACACCATGGTTTTTGAATCGGGAAGCAAGATTCGCGCTTGCATGATGTGTCTACACGCGTACTTCAACATCTACTTGCAAGCAAAGAACGGCTGGAAGACTTTTATAAATCGTCGGACtgctgttaagaaaataaactcgCTTCCAGAGGTAAAAGGAAGTCGGTTACATGAAATAGATGATGTCTGTGCAATCTGCTACCATGAGTTCACCACCTCTGCTCGCATTACTCCATGCAACCATTACTTTCATGCACTTTGTCTTCGGAAGTGGCTGTACATTCAGGACACTTGCCCAATGTGCCATCAGAAAGTGTATATTGAGGACAAGGAAAATGCCAGTATCTCTAACAACAACGGGTTTGTGGCACCAAATGAAAATCCTGTACAAGTTGCAGAAGAAGCTGCTGATgctgaaaatgaattaaatgaagATAATGACAGTTCTGATAGTGATGAGGAAGATGATGACTGTGTGGCACAGCACTTGAATGAGACTCTTAATGTTGACTCTAACTCTGTTGGTGATTAA